The genomic DNA CTTGGCTGAGGCGCGGCAAACTATGTTGCTGCAACGAGTGGCAAGCGGTGCTGACGCCATGAGCGCGCGTGAGGCACTGGAAATAGCGACGCGCGGCGGGGCCGATGTGCTGGGGCGGCCAGATTGCGGGCGAATTGCACCGGGAAAATGCGCCGACATTGCGATCTGGGATGTTTCGGGGGTTGCGAGCGCGGGCAGCTGGGACCCGGCGGCGTTACTGCTGGCTGGCCCGATGCAGGTGCGCGATTTGCTGGTCAATGGGCGGCAAGTGGTTCGGGACGGACGGCTGGTCACGGTCGATCTGGACGCTGCGCTACACCGGCAAAGAGGACTGGCTCGCCGCCTCATGGATGGCTAAGTGTGGGCACCGCTTGATTTGAAAGGTACGTACTATGCAATACGCCCTGATTTTCCTGCTGGGTCTCATGTGTTTACCTGCCTCGGCGCAGCAGGTCGAAAACCTTGGCCCGGCTGCACTACAGCAGATGAATACAATCCGCGCGACGAATGGCTTGGGATCAGTGCAGGTCGACAAGAAGCTGACCGAGGCGGCGACAGCCCATGCGCGCGACATGGCAAAGAAAGGTTTCTTTAGCCATACGGGATCGAATGGATCAAGCATTGGCGATCGCGCGAGAAAGGCCCGCTATGGCTTTTGCTTCATTGCCGAAAATATCGCCAAGGGACATGGATCGCTGACACAGGTTCTGACCGGTTGGCTGAATTCGCCGGGGCATCGCGCCAACATGCTGCATGTTCAGGTGACCGAGTTCGGTCTGGTACGCGGGCCGGGCAACCATTGGGTCATGGTGCTGGGGCGGCCCGGCTGCTGAGGTCAGGCGGACATCCGTGATCCGTTCACCCAAACTTCGCGCATGGCACGGTCGTCCCCCATCATAATGGTTGGAAAAAGCGCCTCCCAGATGTCCTCGGCACGGGCGTGCCGCTGGGCGATGGCGGGGGTCGATGCCAGATCGAGAACCACGATGTCGGCCTCCATCCCCGGTGTCAGATTCCCGATCCGGTCGCCCAGATGCAGCGCCTCAGCCGATCCC from Roseovarius pelagicus includes the following:
- a CDS encoding CAP domain-containing protein, with the protein product MQYALIFLLGLMCLPASAQQVENLGPAALQQMNTIRATNGLGSVQVDKKLTEAATAHARDMAKKGFFSHTGSNGSSIGDRARKARYGFCFIAENIAKGHGSLTQVLTGWLNSPGHRANMLHVQVTEFGLVRGPGNHWVMVLGRPGC